The Streptomyces sp. NBC_00440 genome contains a region encoding:
- a CDS encoding ferredoxin: MTVQDEAPTSDGAQALEVWIDQDLCTGDGICAQYAPEVFELDIDGLAYVKSADDELLQAVGATTPVPLPLLQDVVDSAKECPGDCIHVRRVSDSVEVYGPAAE, encoded by the coding sequence ATGACCGTGCAGGACGAGGCTCCCACCAGCGACGGCGCCCAGGCGCTGGAGGTCTGGATCGACCAGGATCTCTGCACCGGGGACGGCATCTGCGCCCAGTACGCGCCCGAGGTGTTCGAGCTGGACATCGACGGGCTGGCCTATGTGAAGAGCGCCGACGACGAGCTGCTCCAGGCCGTCGGCGCCACAACGCCCGTGCCGCTGCCGCTCCTCCAGGACGTGGTGGACTCGGCCAAGGAGTGTCCGGGCGACTGCATCCATGTACGTCGCGTTTCGGACAGCGTCGAGGTCTACGGGCCCGCTGCCGAGTAG